The window CCGACGCACAGCCCGCAGCCGGGTCCACGGACGAGGTCGCCGCAGGGACGCCGGGCGACCAGTCGCACACCGACCGGACGGGCACCGACCAGACGGGCGCCGACGAGACGGGCGCCGACGGGGCGCAGAGCGACGCGGAGACACCGGCCGACGTCGCCGCGCTCGAGCACCCCTCGGCCACGCCGCTCCCGGGGATCCCGGACGGCGCGCCGTCGACCCCGGCGGTGTTCCCGCTGTCCCTCGATCCCGAGGACGACGACACCAACGAGGTCCCGATCCCGGAACCCGCTCGGACCGAGCCCCCGAAGGTCCCCGCGTCCTTCCAGCGGCCGTCCGAGCCGAAGCCGATGACGACGGCCTTCGAGCCGCCCGTCGGGCACTGGTCGCAGCAGGCGCACGGCTCGAACGACGCCGAGGTGCTCGACGACTCGACCGGCACCCGCCGCATCGCGGTCACCGACACGAACGCGATCATCCTGCCGAACTCGGCCCTCGCCGACCCGACCGGTGCGCTGAACGCGACGGGCGAGGTGATCCTCACCGGATCGATCGACCTGCCTGCGTCGCTGTCGTCGACGGGGTCGCACCGGCCGATCGACGGCGCCGAGGTCGATCGTCTGCTCGAGCAGCACGACGAGCAGCCGGAGACCGACGCCAGCCCGGTGCGCGCCAGCCGTGCCGTGTCCAGCCACACCTCGACCCGCCAGGTCGTCCTCGCCGCCGCGAAGCCGAAGGAGTCGCGCACGCCGCTCATCCTCGGCGTCACGGTGGGTGCGGTCGGACTGGCAGCGGCCGGTGTCATCATCACCGCCCTCCTCACCACCCACATGGGCGGCTGACCGCTGCCGTCCCCGACGTCCGTCGTGCCCCACCCCGTCGCCCTGGCCTGGCCGCTGTCGGCGGGGTGGCTTATGATCGTGACCCACCAAGCGATCCGGCTCCCTGCCGGGTCGACGACCGGAAGGAATCCGTGACCGCCTCCACTCGCGCACTGGAACTCGTGCAGGCCGCTGCTCTCGCGGCCGACGCCAAGCAGGCCGAGGACCTCGTCGCGCTCGATGTGACCGGGCCGTTGCAGCTCACGGACGTGTTCCTGCTCGCAACCGGTCGGAACGAGCGCAACGTGCAGTCCATCGCCGATGCGGTCGAGGAGCGCCTCCTCGAGCTCGGCGCCAAGACCCTCCGCCGCGAAGGCCGGAGCGAGGGCCGCTGGGTCCTCATCGACGTCGGCGACATCGTGGTGCACGTCTTCCACGACGAAGACCGTCAGTACTACTCGCTCGAGCGTCTCTGGGCCGACTGCCCGACCATCCCGCTCGAGCTCCCGGTGGACCACACCGCCTGATCAGCGACGCGCCCGGGTGACGGCTTCGATTTCGTTGCCCGGCGTTCGCATGGTGTACGCTTCTATGGTGCCTCCGGGGAACCGGATGGCACGAAAGCAAGACATCTGGGTCTGTGGCGCAGCTGGTAGCGCACCTGCATGGCATGCAGGGGGTCAGGGGTTCGAGTCCCCTCAGATCCACCCTCAACCCCCGTCGTTCCCCGGAACGGCGGGGGTTTCCTCGTGGTGCATGTGGGCGCACGCGCCCGATACGCTGAGCGCATGAGCAACGATGCGCCGCTGTCCGGGACCCCGCTGACGATCTCCGCCGCCGGGTACACGGCCGACATCGCCACGGTCGGAGCGACGCTGCGGACGTTCCGCCACGAGGGCCGCGACCTGGTCGTGCCGTTCGACGCCGACGAGGTCCGCCCGGCCTTCCGCGGTGCGGTCCTCGCACCGTGGCCGAACCGCGTCGTCGACGGCGAGTACACCTTCGGGGGTGTCGACCACGAGCTCGCGCTCACCGAGCCGGCACGGCACCACGCCCTGCACGGACTGGTCGCCTGGACCGACTTCCGGGTCGAGGCCCAGGAGCCCGACCGCGTCGTGCTCAGCACCACCGTGCAGGCTCAGGCGGGCTACCCGTACCGCGTCGAGGTCCTGGTCGAGTACCGACTCGACGCCACCGGGCTGCACACGACGATCACCGGCACGAACTCCGGTGCCGACGACGCCCCGTGGGGGACCGGCCCGCACCCGTACCTGGCGGCGGGCTCCGGCACGGTCGACGACTGGACCCTCACCCTGCCCGCGGCCGAGGTGCTCGAGGTCACCCCGGACCGGCTGATCCCGACCGACCTGGTCCCCGTGCACGACGAGTTCGACCTGCGCACGCCCACCCTCATCGGCGACCGGTTCATCGACCACGCCTTCACGGGCTTCGACCGCGACGCCGACGGGACCGCGACCATCACGCTGACCGCCGCGGACGGCCGTGGTGTCCGCGTGGCCTTCGGGCCGGAGTGCCCGTGGGTGCAGGTGCACACGGCCGACCACGTGGTCCCCGAGTACCACCGCGCCGGGCTGGCGGTCGAGCCGATGACGTGCGCGCCCGACGCGTTCAACGACGGGGTCGACCGTGGTCTCGTGGTGCTCGCCCCGGGTGCGTCCCACGCCGCCGCATGGACGATCTCCGCGATCTGACCGGTCCGTCGGCCGACGCCCGCATCGAGGTCCGCCGGCTCGACCCGGCCCCCGACCTCGGTGCGTTGGCCGCCCAGGCCCGGGGCGACGTGGTGTGGCTCGACTCCGCGTTGCCGGACGGCGCGCCGGAAACCGCTCGACCACGCGCGCGGTGGTCGGTCCTGGCATGGGCGGACGGGCCGTTCCGAGCCCGGTTCCGCCACCAGGACCGGCAGGCCTCCGTCGACGTCGCCGCGCCCGCTGCCGGGTGGTTCGGTCCGTCGTCCACCGACGACCGCCCGGCCTTCGCCGTGCTGGCGGAGCTGCTGGACCGGACGCCGCACCTGCCTGAGCCGATCGTCGGCTGCGGCTTCGCGCTCGGCTGGGTCGGGTTCCTCGGGTACGAGCTCGGGCGCGAGTCCGGCGGCCCGGACCGCACCGCCGACGGCCACGCCGACGCCGACCTGCGGTTCGTGGACCGCGCCGTGGTCGTCGACCACACCGGAGGCGCCTGGGCGCTGACGCTCGTCGCCGACGCCGAACCGGCGGCCAGCGCGCGGAACCGGGCGTGGCTCGAGACGGTGACCGGGGCTCCGTCGCAGGCCGCCGTGGCGGACGCGGCCACGGGCCTCCCGGCCGGGGTGTCGTCAGCGGTCGGACGCGTGTCGCGTGCCGACCACGAACGCGCGGTCGACGCGTGCCGCGCCGAGATCCGCGAGGGCAACGCGTTCCAGGTCTGCCTCACCACCTCCTTCTCCGTGCCCGTCGCGGACCGGGAGGCCCGGGTCGACCCCGGTGCGGATCCGCACCCGGACGACCCGCACCTGGCCGACTACGTGCGGATGCGGGTGTCGGACCCGGTCCCGTTCGGTGCGTACCTGCGGCTCGGCTCGCTGCGCGTGGCGAGCCGGTCGCCGGAACGGTTCCTGCGGATCGACGCGGACGGTGCCGTGCTGGCAGAACCGATCAAGGGCACGCGGCGGCGCGTCGCCGACGCTGCCGCCGACGCTGTCGTGCGGGACGACCTCGCAGCGAGTGCCAAGGACCGTGCCGAGAACGTGATGATCGTCGACCTGCTGCGGAACGACCTGCTGCGGACGGCGACGCCCGGGTCGGTGCACGTCGACCGGCTGTGCGCGGTCGAGACCTACGCGAGCGTGCACCAGATGGTGTCGACGATCGGTGCGCAGCTGCCGGCGGCGACGTCGCGGGCGGACGTGGTGCGGGCGGCCTTCCCGCCGGGGTCGATGACCGGTGCGCCCAAGATCAGTGCGATGGCGATCGCCGACCGGCTCGAGCGTGCACCGCGCGGGGTCTACTCCGGGGCGATCGGGTACTTCTCGGCGAGCGGGGCGGTCGACCTGTCGGTGGTGATCCGGACGCTGGTGACGGTGGTGGATGCCGCAGGTCAGGTCCGCTCGCGGACACTCGGGGCCGGGGGAGCGGTGACGTGGTCGTCGGTCGCGGCGGACGAGGCGGAGGAGGTCGTGACGAAGACACGGTCGGTGCTGGGCGCGGTCGGAGCGACGGCATCATGGAACGTCAATATGTAACATACCGTGCGTTACGATGTGGTCGCCGCGTCTGCGGTCCCCCCACATCAAGGAGTTCCCTTTGGCAATCCCACGCACAGCACGCCTGACGGCCCTCGGGGTCGTCGTCGCCGTCGGCCTCGGGTGCACGATCAGTGCAACCGGTGCCGTCGCCGCGACGGCTTCGTCCGCTTCGACGCCTGGCGGATCCGTCGCGACGGCGTCGACCGTCGTCCCCGCACCCGTCGTCCAGAACATCGAGACCGAGCCGAACGGCACCCAGCGCATGCTCGGCTCGGCCGGCACCGACCGTGTCGAGGTCCTCGACGGGGACACCGTCGTCAGCGCCTGGCCGGGCGGCGGTGGACTCTTCATGATCGCAGTACCGGACGGGTACAAGGACACACCGCTGACCATGGTCGCCTCCCGCGTCGTCGACGGCGCGGTCGTGCGCTCGGTGCCGGTCCCACTCCCGCGTACCCTGCAGATCGACGGCATCTCGTCGACGACAGCGTTCGCTCCCGGAACGGTCGATTTCGCGGGCACTGCGACTGCCGGCGCGACGATCACGGCCACCGATGCCGACGGCTCGGAGGTCTTCCGCGAGCAGGTGCCGTCGTCGCGCTCGGCGGCGGCCGCGTGGTCGGCGTCGGCCGACCTGACGGACGCGACCCACGTCCTGACCTTCACGCAGACCGCACCGAGCGGGATCACCACGACGCTGGAGGGCATCCGGTTCGTGCCGGACACATCCGACGACCTGGACGCGCCCGTCGTCGACGACGTCGACCGTGGTGTGGACGGCCGGTTCTTCGTGCAGGGGTCGAGCGTCGGCGAGGCGAGCACCGCTGTGGTCGCCGTCGGCGGGGAGGAGTTCACCGACGAGACGGGTGCCGACGGCCGCTTCCGGGTCGAGGTGCCCGAGCGGTTCGTGGGTCAGACGGCCTCGGTGTCAGTCCGCTCGGACGACTCGGAGTCGGCCGCGGTCGACGTGCTCCTGCCGGTCGCGGAACAGGATCCGAACATCGCCGCGCCGACGGTCCGCGACGTCTTCAACCTGCCCGATGGTCGGATCATGGTGACCGGCGACGCGCATGCGCCCGGAGTGACCTGGTTCATGCACGGTGATCGGGTCGTGGCCGGGACCACCACGGACAGCGGGATCTCGTACACGATCCCCGAGGAGTTCACCGGTCAACAGGTCGACATGGTGACGATGCAGTTCGGCAAGGTCTCCGAGCGGGTCGCACTGCCCCGCCTGCTCTCGGTCGACGGCGTCACCGACGGCGACAACGTGTTCGAGCCGGGGATCAACGCGTTCTCCGGGTCGGCCGAAGCCGGTGCGACGATCGTCGCACGCGACGCCGACGGCACCGAGCTCTTCTCGACGGAGGCCTCCGGCGCGAAGGCCGGCGTCGGGACCTGGTCGGCGGACGCCGACCTGCCGAAGGGTGCGCTCGAGGTCACGTTCACGCAGACCACCCAGGACGGCCGGACCTCGACGATGCAGGACGTCTCGTTCACGTCGGACGACGGCACGCCGGTCGCCCCGGTGGTCGTCACCTCGCCCGCCGAGGGGGCGACGGTGACGTCGAAGCGTCCGGTGTTCGAGGGCACCGGTGACGAGGGCGCCACGATCGTGGTGCGGGGTTCGAGCCGTCAGGTCGCGACGACCACGGTGGTCGACGGCAAGTGGGCGGTACCGGCGGACTTCGACCTCGGGAACGGTGACTACCGCCTGCTGGTGGTGCAGGAGCCCACTCGCGGTGCTCCGACGGACCCGGTCGTCATCACGTTCACGGTGCGGCACGCGGTCGCACCGGTGGTGCCGGTGGTCGTGACCGGGCCGGCCGAGGGGGCGACGGTGACGTCGAAGCGTCCGGTGTTCGAGGGCACCGGTGACGAGGGCGCCACGATCGTGGTGCGGGGTTCGAGCCGTCAGGTCGCGACGACCACGGTGGTCGACGGCAAGTGGGCGGTACCTGCGGACTTCGACCTCGGGAACGGTGACTACCGCCTGCTGGTGGTGCAGGAGCCCACTCGCGGTGCTCCGACGGACCCGGTCGTCATCACGTTCACCGTGCGGCATGCCGCCGCCGCGCCGGTC of the Curtobacterium sp. TC1 genome contains:
- the rsfS gene encoding ribosome silencing factor, whose amino-acid sequence is MTASTRALELVQAAALAADAKQAEDLVALDVTGPLQLTDVFLLATGRNERNVQSIADAVEERLLELGAKTLRREGRSEGRWVLIDVGDIVVHVFHDEDRQYYSLERLWADCPTIPLELPVDHTA
- a CDS encoding aldose 1-epimerase family protein gives rise to the protein MSNDAPLSGTPLTISAAGYTADIATVGATLRTFRHEGRDLVVPFDADEVRPAFRGAVLAPWPNRVVDGEYTFGGVDHELALTEPARHHALHGLVAWTDFRVEAQEPDRVVLSTTVQAQAGYPYRVEVLVEYRLDATGLHTTITGTNSGADDAPWGTGPHPYLAAGSGTVDDWTLTLPAAEVLEVTPDRLIPTDLVPVHDEFDLRTPTLIGDRFIDHAFTGFDRDADGTATITLTAADGRGVRVAFGPECPWVQVHTADHVVPEYHRAGLAVEPMTCAPDAFNDGVDRGLVVLAPGASHAAAWTISAI
- a CDS encoding anthranilate synthase component I family protein codes for the protein MDDLRDLTGPSADARIEVRRLDPAPDLGALAAQARGDVVWLDSALPDGAPETARPRARWSVLAWADGPFRARFRHQDRQASVDVAAPAAGWFGPSSTDDRPAFAVLAELLDRTPHLPEPIVGCGFALGWVGFLGYELGRESGGPDRTADGHADADLRFVDRAVVVDHTGGAWALTLVADAEPAASARNRAWLETVTGAPSQAAVADAATGLPAGVSSAVGRVSRADHERAVDACRAEIREGNAFQVCLTTSFSVPVADREARVDPGADPHPDDPHLADYVRMRVSDPVPFGAYLRLGSLRVASRSPERFLRIDADGAVLAEPIKGTRRRVADAAADAVVRDDLAASAKDRAENVMIVDLLRNDLLRTATPGSVHVDRLCAVETYASVHQMVSTIGAQLPAATSRADVVRAAFPPGSMTGAPKISAMAIADRLERAPRGVYSGAIGYFSASGAVDLSVVIRTLVTVVDAAGQVRSRTLGAGGAVTWSSVAADEAEEVVTKTRSVLGAVGATASWNVNM